The Rhinoderma darwinii isolate aRhiDar2 chromosome 8, aRhiDar2.hap1, whole genome shotgun sequence genome has a window encoding:
- the LOC142660024 gene encoding olfactory receptor 6C1-like codes for MDHRNVSTTSYFIITGFSEEPLWQFFVFLLVLLVYLVSLGGNVTIFLLVCLDHHLHTPMYFFLANLSILDISCSTITLHKILISFISGVNTVPVFECVVQIFAFLSLTCDELLLLTAMSYDRYVAICNPLHYHSVMNFKLCALLSFVCWVCGFLEGIPTFLGLLKLTCYESNKIDHFFCDIVPVLKLSCSDKSFLQLYILTVGVSICGFTPFALTFTSYIFIIAAVLSIRSSGGRRKAFYTCSSHLTVVVCLYTSLVFQYLRPTSSIHLGSNKYFSLLNAAAVPILNPMIYSLKNKDVKAAIGRRTRFAVVLPNA; via the coding sequence ATGGATCATAGAAATGTAAGCACAACATCCTATTTCATTATTACCGGGTTCTCAGAGGAACCTTTGTGGCAATTTTTTGTTTTCCTCCTGGTTCTGCTGGTTTATTTGGTCAGTCTTGGAGGTAACGTGACCATCTTCCTTCTCGTTTGTCTAGATCATCATCTTCATACACCCATGTACTTTTTCTTGGCTAACTTGTCTATCTTGGACATTAGTTGTTCTACAATAACTCtccataaaatacttatttctttcatATCAGGTGTTAACACTGTTCCAGTTTTTGAATGCGTTGTGCAAATTTTTGCCTTTTTGTCATTGACTTGTGATGAACTTTTGCTTTTGACAGCTATGAGTTATGATCGCTATGTTGCTATCTGCAACCCTTTACATTATCATTCTGTAATGAATTTTAAACTTTGTGCCCTTTTGTCCTTTGTGTGTTGGGTTTGTGGTTTTCTTGAAGGCATACCGACTTTTTTGGGGCTCTTGAAATTAACGTGTTATGAGTCCAACAAGATAGATCATTTCTTCTGTGACATTGTGCCTGTCTTGAAGCTGTCATGTAGTGACAAATCTTTTCTCCAGCTCTATATTCTCACTGTAGGGGTTTCCATTTGTGGTTTTACCCCCTTTGCCCTTACATTCACCTCCTACATTTTTATAATTGCCGCCGTCTTGTCTATACGTTCCAGCGGTGGTAGACGTAAAGCCTTCTACACCTGTTCCTCCCACCTTACAGTTGTCGTCTGCCTCTATACATCTCTTGTCTTCCAGTATCTTAGGCCAACTTCATCCATTCATTTAGGCTCCAATAAATATTTCTCTTTGTTAAACGCAGCTGCTGTCCCTATCCTGAACCCAATGATCTACAGCTTAAAAAATAAAGACGTGAAAGCAGCTATAGGGAGAAGAACAAGGTTTGCTGTAGTGTTACCCAATGCATAA
- the LOC142660025 gene encoding LOW QUALITY PROTEIN: vomeronasal type-2 receptor 26-like (The sequence of the model RefSeq protein was modified relative to this genomic sequence to represent the inferred CDS: substituted 1 base at 1 genomic stop codon), with protein sequence MGIGHQYLTGRGPTSETPTISSIEGAAAQEEANENSSDPDLAMDVLCSKSEKASPRFLRHFFAVDFAVEEINKNTNILPNISLGYDIFDSCFFEETAVEGTMRILSGGTELRPNYDCHNNNNRVVAFIGHLLSSSSQAIASLLQIYGYPQVSYGSTDPIFTDRVLFPFFFRTIPNEQVKSRATVKLLKHFGWTWVGIVYSADDSNQKASEELIPLILKSNGCVAFTVKIYQQGSEAFEKALHVIQSSSANIIIVFSPLDHLLTLVGHLDQLDLLTGKVWILPHLPSIEHLSLKKCVFVFNGSLVISPYSGDIPNFKEFLYNANPVKYPNRLMKLLWTQTFMCEVPSPGDYCLESQLCKGNLSISSIPIWQYDVNNFRLTYSVYLAVYAVAHALHSMYLCNLQKKITPVFSYPGKLVHYLKHVSFETITGDKIYFDENGETPGRLDFLNWLILPNEAMESSHVGDYISEQIYLNDSSINWPMNRSTIPRSLCTESCILGFXKSVWEGAPVCCYDCVPCSAGEISNTTDMESCILCPDDEWPNIRRDKCIPKIIIFLSFLDPLGVTLTTSAAICFTITVVVLCIFTMYRDTPIVKASNRDLSYILLFPLMTSFLCTLIFIGKPTTLRCISRQVTFCIVFTVSVSTTLAKNIAVLVAFKSTKPDSKLRLCPKSLLPKLIIFLSCLSQVIICTIWLVRYPPFPELDTHTETGKIILQCNEGSTMAFYMALEYIGVLAFFSFVLAFCIRKLPDRYNEAHHITFSMLVFCSVWVTFISVYLRTKGKYMVAVEIFAILTSSSGLLGCIFIPKCYTIIMKPEMNIREKIHVRRS encoded by the exons AGCATCTCCACGTTTTCTAAGGCACTTCTTTGCTGTTGACTTTGCCGTTgaagaaattaataaaaatacaaatattttacCAAACATCTCCTTAGGATATGATATTTTTGATTCCTGTTTTTTCGAGGAAACTGCTGTAGAAggaaccatgagaattttatctggcGGTACAGAATTGCGTCCCAATTATGACTgccataataataacaacagggTGGTAGCTTTCATTGGACACTTGCTATCTTCATCATCCCAAGCCATTGCAAGCCTTCTTCAAATTTATGGCTACCCCCAG GTGAGTTATGGCTCCACAGATCCCATTTTCACAGATAGAGTACTGTTCCCATTCTTCTTTCGCACTATTCCCAATGAACAAGTTAAGAGTAGAGCTACAGTAAAATTACTGAAGCACTTTGGATGGACGTGGGTTGGAATCGTGTACTCAGCTGATGACAGTAATCAAAAAGCATCAGAAGAACTAATACCCCTGATATTAAAAAGTAATGGTTGTGTGGCCTTCACAGTGAAGATATACCAGCAGGGTAGTGAGGCATTTGAAAAGGCTCTTCATGTGATCCAGAGCTCTTCAGCTAATATAATCATAGTATTTAGTCCTCTAGATCACCTGTTGACTCTGGTGGGCCATTTAGACCAACTTGATCTACTTACTGGAAAGGTCTGGATTTTACCCCATCTTCCATCCATTGAACATCTTTCTCTTAAAAAGTGTGTATTTGTCTTCAATGGTTCCTTGGTCATCTCACCCTATAGTGGGGACATTCCAAACTTTAAGGAATTTCTTTACAATGCAAATCCGGTCAAATATCCAAATCGGCTAATGAAACTATTATGGACTCAAACTTTTATGTGTGAGGTTCCGTCACCAGGGGACTATTGTTTGGAATCACAATTGTGCAAGGGCAACCTGTCCATTAGCTCTATCCCTATCTGGCAATATGATGTAAACAATTTCCGACTAACCTACAGTGTATACTTAGCCGTGTATGCCGTGGCCCATGCTCTTCATAGCATGTACCTCTGTAACCTTCAGAAGAAAATAACTCCTGTATTCTCTTATCCTGGAAAG TTGGTTCATTATTTAAAACATGTCTCTTTTGAAACTATCACTGGagataaaatatattttgatgAAAATGGTGAGACCCCTGGCCGTCTGGATTTCCTAAATTGGTTGATATTGCCAAATGAAGCCATGGAAAGTAGCCATGTTGGTGACTATATATCTGAGCAAATCTACCTCAATGATAGCAGCATCAACTGGCCAATGAACAGATCTACT ATTCCCCGCTCACTATGCACAGAGAGTTGTATATTAGGATTTTGAAAATCTGTTTGGGAAGGAGCACCTGTCTGCTGCTATGACTGTGTTCCTTGTTCAGCAGGAGAAATCTCAAACACCACTG ATATGGAAAGTTGTATCCTCTGTCCTGACGATGAATGGCCTAATATAAGAAGAGATAAATGCATtccaaaaatcataatttttctgTCATTCTTGGATCCCTTAGGAGTAACACTTACAACGTCTGCTGCCATTTGCTTTACCATTACAGTAGTAGTACTATGCATATTTACAATGTATAGAGACACTCCTATAGTCAAAGCCAGTAACCGAGACCTAAGCTACATTCTGCTCTTCCCTCTAATGACCTCCTTCCTGTGCACTCTGATATTCATCGGCAAACCAACTACTCTAAGATGCATCTCGAGACAAGTAACTTTTTGTATTGTGTTTACTGTATCTGTGTCCACAACTCTGGCCAAGAATATTGCTGTTTTGGTGGCCTTTAAATCCACGAAGCCTGACAGTAAATTAAGATTGTGCCCAAAGTCCCTATTGCCTAAACTCATCATATTCCTCAGCTGTCTGAGCCAAGTTATAATCTGTACTATTTGGTTAGTTCGGTACCCCCCTTTTCCAGAGCTAGATACACATACCGAAACAGGAAAGATAATATTACAATGTAATGAAGGGTCAACCATGGCGTTCTACATGGCTCTTGAATACATCGGTGTATTGGCATTCTTCAGTTTCGTACTTGCCTTTTGTATAAGGAAGTTGCCGGATCGGTACAATGAGGCTCATCATATAACTTTCAGCATGTTGGTCTTCTGTAGTGTTTGGGTTACCTTTATATCAGTGTACCTGAGGACCAAAGGCAAATACATGGTGGCTGTTGAGATATTTGCTATCTTGACATCCAGCTCTGGACTTCTGGGTTGCATTTTTATTCCCAAATGCTACACAATTATTATGAAGCCAGAGATGAACATTCGAGAGAAAATACATGTTAGACGTAGTTAA